Proteins encoded by one window of Candidatus Nitrosocosmicus hydrocola:
- a CDS encoding VIT1/CCC1 transporter family protein has product MNWSIEDFVYGAIDGAVTTFAVVAGVVGASLSPSIVLILGFANLFADGFAMAIGNYLSAKSKIEYVERERKREEKEVEYLPQEKIKEITDIYFKKGFANELLEDVVNVITSKRKVWVDILMKEKIGSAEIKNENPMSKAITTFSAFNLVGLIPLMPFLLVFLSGFSSIYTLEQVFVYSAIFTGLSFFLIGLIKGKVVNKTPIKSGFNTLTIGGMAALVSFIVGSILSNYIR; this is encoded by the coding sequence TTGAACTGGTCGATTGAAGATTTCGTATATGGGGCTATAGATGGAGCAGTTACAACCTTCGCAGTTGTGGCTGGGGTAGTAGGTGCATCACTTTCACCTTCTATTGTCTTGATTTTGGGATTTGCAAACTTGTTTGCTGACGGGTTTGCGATGGCCATAGGAAATTATTTGTCTGCAAAATCAAAAATCGAGTATGTTGAAAGAGAAAGAAAAAGGGAAGAAAAGGAAGTAGAATATTTACCTCAAGAAAAGATCAAAGAAATTACAGATATTTATTTTAAAAAAGGTTTTGCCAATGAATTACTTGAAGACGTTGTAAATGTTATCACTTCAAAAAGAAAGGTTTGGGTAGATATTTTGATGAAAGAAAAGATTGGCTCAGCAGAAATAAAAAATGAAAATCCAATGTCTAAAGCAATAACAACATTTTCCGCTTTTAACTTGGTTGGACTAATACCGCTTATGCCTTTTCTTCTTGTGTTTCTCTCAGGTTTTTCTTCCATCTATACTTTAGAACAAGTTTTTGTCTATTCAGCGATTTTTACCGGCTTGTCTTTTTTTCTTATAGGACTAATCAAGGGCAAAGTGGTCAATAAAACACCTATTAAATCCGGTTTTAATACATTAACAATAGGCGGGATGGCTGCACTAGTATCTTTTATCGTAGGTAGTATCTTGAGTAATTATATAAGGTGA